TGTTGACGGGAAGCACCGCCTGGGCCTGCTCCACGAGCGTGCCGTTCATCCAGATCTTGAAGTCCGCCATCGTCGCTCCTCGTCGAGTCGAAGGGTGAGGTGCGGATGCTACCATAGCGGCGCATGACCCGCACCCGTGCCGCCCTCACCGCGGTTGGCCTGATCCTTGTCCTCGGTCTGCTGGGGCTCTGGCTCCTCGCCGGCCCGGGGTCCGCGCCGGCCCCGCCCACGCAGGCGCTGGATCCGCTCCTGGAGCAGTTTCAGCTCGTCGCCCTGGCGGGTCGGCCGGCGCCGGCCTTCACGCTGGAGACGCTCGACGGGGGACACTTCGCGTTGGCCGATCTCGGCGGACGCCCGGCATTGCTCTACTTCTGGGCGTCCTGGTGACCCTACTGCACGAGGGAGTTACCCTCGGAGATCGAGCAGGTCCACCGGGAGTTCTCCCCGCTCGGACTCGTGGTCGTCGCCGTCAACATCCGGGAGCCTCGGCCCCGGGTGGCCGAATGGGTGCAGGCCAACCGCGTCAGCGTCCGGGTCGCGCTCGACGCTGACGCCCGGGTGGCCCGCCAGTACGAGGTCACGGTGACGCCGACGGTCTTCCTGGTCGGCCGTGACGGCGCGCTGGTCGGCAAGGCGCTGGGCACCAGGGCCTGGACCTCGCCGCCGGGCCGGGCCCTGCTGCGGGCGCTCACCGCGTCGTGAGCGCGAGTGCCGCCCTCGACATCCTCGAGGTCGACGTCCTCGTTCTGGGCGCCGGCGGCGCCGGCCTCTGCGCGGCCCTGCACGCCGCCGACGCCTCGGCGGCCCTCCGCGTCGGCGTCGTGGTCAAGGGCCTGCTCGGCCGCGCCGGCTGCACGCGGATGGTCCAGGGTGGCTACAACGCCGTTCTCACGCCGCCCGACTCGCTGGAGGCCCATCTGCTCGACACGCTGAAGGGGGGTGGGTGGATCAACGACCAGGAGCTGGCCTGGACGCTGGTGAACGAGGCGCCGGCGCGGGTGCTCGAGCTCGAGTCGCGCTACGGCTGCCTGTTCGATCGCACCAGCGAGGGCCGCATTCATCAGAAGCCGTTCGCCGGGCAGAGCCACGATCGCACCATCCACAAAGGCGACCTCACCGGGATCGAGATCATGAACCGCCTGTCCGAGCAGGCGCTGGCCCGGTCCAACATCACGGCGTTCGAGGAGTGCCGGGCCCTCGAGCTGGCCCGCGACGACGAGGGCCGCTGCGCGGGCGCGCTCGTCCTGGACCTCCGCAGCGGCGGCTTCCTGGTCATCCGGGCGCGGGCCACGCTGCTGGCGATGGGGGGCGGGCCCACCATGTACCGGGTCATCGCGTGCTCGGCCGACAAGGCCGCCGACGGCGTCGCGCTGGGCTACGCCGCTGGTCTGGCCCTGCGCGACATGGAGATGATCCAGTTCCACCCGACCGGCCTGGTCGTGCCGGGATCCCTGATGACCGGCGCGCTGCTCGAAGAGGGCCTGCGCGGCGCCGGAGGGCACTTGCGCAACGGCCTCGGCGAGCGGTTCATGAGCCGTTACGACGCGGCGCGGATGGAGCGGTCGACCCGTGACCTCGTCTCGCGGGCCTCGTTCCTCGAGATCGAGGCCGGCCGGGGAACCCCGAACGGCGGCGTATGGATCGACGTCTCGCACCTGGGGGCGGCCGTCGTCGAGCGAAACTTCCGCGGCATGGTGCGCCGGTGCCGGGACTTCGGACGCGATCTCGCCTGCGAGCCGGTGGAGGTGGCGCCGACGGCGCACTTCATGATGGGCGGCGTGGTCATCGATCCCGCGTGCCGCACGACGATCGAGGGCCTCTACGCGGCGGGCGAGGACACCGGCGGCGTGCACGGCGCCAACCGCCTGGGCGGCAACGGCGTGGCCGACTCCACCGTGTTCGGTGGCATCGCGGGCGACACCATGGCCGCGGCGCTCGACGGCCGCCCGGTGCCGGCCATCTCGCCGGCGCGCCTGCAGGAGGCGGTCCGGGCTGCGGTCGCTCCGCTCGGCCGCTCGGGCCGGGCGGATCTCTACAGGCTGCTCGGCGATCTGCGCTCGGTCATGTGGGACAAGGCCGGTCTCGTACGCGACGCCGCCGGGTTGACCGCAGCCCTGGGCGAGATCGACCGGATCGACGCTGCGCTCGACGAGGTCGGCGTGCCGGGGCGTCCGGCGTTGAACCTGGCCTGGCAGGACTGGCTGAACCTGAGATCGCAGACGGTGACGGCGCGCCTCATCGTCTTGAGCGCGCTGGCGCGGCGGGAGAGCCGGGGCGCGCACTTCCGGTCGGATTTTCCGGAGCCGGCCCGGGAGCCGCTCTATCTCGTCCGGGCCGAGCGCGGGGCCGGCGGGCCTCGGCTCAGCCGTGAGCCGGTCGCCCTGACCCGTGCCCGTCCCGTCGAGGGGTCGCGGACGCCGGCAGCGGTGGAGATCGGCGACTGACGATCGAGCTGCAGTTCCTCGGCTCGGGCGACGCTTTTGGCAGCGGAGGCCGCCTGCAGGCCTGTCTGCTGCTGCGGGGGGCGGCGGCGGGCAGCGTGCTCGTCGACTGCGGGGCCTCGGCCCTCATCGCCATGCGTCGAGCCGGGGTGGACCCCGCGTCGGTCGAATGGGTGGTGGTCAGTCACCTCCACGGTGATCACTTCGCTGGCCTGCCGTTCATGATCCTGGACGGGCAGTTTCGCCGCCGGACCCGACCCCTCCGCATCGCCGGTCCGCCCGGCCTGACCGAGCGGCTCCGGTCGGCGATGGAGGTGCTCTTCCCCGGCTCGTCCACTGCCAAGCGCCGCTTCGGCGTCGAGGTGGTCGAGCTGGCGGCTCGTACGCCGACCTCGCTCGGGCCGGCGGTGGTCACCGCCGTCGAGGTCGTCCATCCGAGCGGCGCCCCCGCCTATGCCCTCCGCCTGCGGTACGGTGGCCGGATCGTGGCCTACTCCGGCGACACCGAGTGGACCGACGCGCTGGTGGAGGTAGCTACCGGCGCGGACCTGTTCGTCTGCGAGGCCTACTTCTTCGACAAGCCGGTGAAGTATCACATGAGCTTTGCGGCCCTGGCGACGAATCGGAGCCGTCTCGGCTGCCGCCGGCTCGTCCTCACGCACATGAGCGACGACATGCTGGGCCGCAGTCCGGCCCCCGATCTGGAGGTTGCCGACGACCTGAGGGTCATCGCTCTGGGCCCTGAGGTAGAGTAGGCGCGGTCATGAGGCCGCCGGGAGAGCCACGGATCCTCACCCGGGAGTGGATGTCCGCGGAGAGCTGGCGCGGCAGCAGCGCCGGCATGTGGGCCTGGCTGATCCAGCGCGTGGCCGCCGTGGCGCTGGTCGGGGCGATCGTGCTGCACGTCGTCAATCCGTTCCGGCGGGGGGTGCAGGCGGCGCTGCTGGCGCTGGTCCTCGTGCACGGCCTGCTCGGCGTGCGCTCGCTCCTGCTCGACGTCGGCTTGCCGGTGCGCTGGCACCGGACGCTGCTGGCGCTGGCGCTCGTCCTGGCCGTGGCGCTGTTCGCCGCCGCCTGGCAATGGCGCTGGTACTGACGTGAGCCCGATCGCGGCCCACGATCCGCACCCGCGCCGGCGCGTCGACGTGCTGGACAGCGCCATGGCCTACGTGGACGTCGGTCAGGGGCCCCCGGTAGTGTTCCTCCACGGCAATCCCACCTCCTCGTACCTGTGGCGCAACGTCATCCCTCACGTGACGTCCGTCGGGCGGTGCCTGGCGCCGGACCTGATCGGCATGGGGGAGTCGGGGCGGGCCGCCAACGGGTCGTACCGGTTCGGCGACCACGCGCGCTATCTGGACGCCTGGTTCGAGGTGCTGGGACTCCGCGACGTCACCCTCGTGCTGCACGACTGGGGCTCGGCGCTCGGCTTCTGGTGGGCGTTCCGCCACCCGGCGCGCGTGCGCGGGCTGGCCTACATGGAAGCGGTCGTCCGGCCGCTCGCCTGGACGGAGTGGCCGGACAGCGGCCGCAAGATCTTCCAGGTCATGCGGTCGCCGGCCGGCGAGGAGGCCGTGCTCGACAAGAACGTCTTTGTCGAGCGCATCCTGCCGGCCAGCATCGTGCGGCGGCTCGCCGAGGCCGAGATGGACGCCTATCGGCGTCCGTGGCGGGCGGCCGGCGAGCCGCGACGTCCCATGCTGCAGTGGCCGCGCGAGCTTCCCATCGAAGGCGAGCCGGCCGACGTCGTGAGCATCGTCGAGCAGTACGGCGCCTGGCTGGCCGCCAGCCCGCTGCCCAAGCTCTTCGTCAACGGCGAGCCGGGCAGCATCCTCGTCGGCGCGCCGCGCGAGTTCTGCCGAGCCTGGCCGAATCAACGCGAAGTGACGGTCAAGGGGCTGCACTTCGTGCAGGAGGACTCGCCCGACGACATCGGTCGGGCGGTGGCCGAGCTCGTGAGGTGTCCGTGGTGACGGAGACCAGCTCGCGCACCTTGCGGGTGTTTCGCTGGACGCCGGGTACGGACGCCCGCTGGCAGGAATACGCGGTGGCCGTCGGGCCGGACACCACCGTCCTCGACGCGCTGGTGGCCGTACAGCGAACGCAGGATCCCACGCTGGCCTTCCGCTACGCCTGCCGGGTGGGGATGTGCGGCTCCTGCGGCATGGTCGTCGATGGACGGGAACGCTGGGCGTGCCGGACCCGTCTGGCCGCGCTGGGCGCGGGGCCCGTGAGCGTGCGGCCGCTCTACCATCTCCCGCTGCTCGGCGACCTGGTGGTGGACATGGCGCCGTTCAACGCCCGTCTGCGCGCCGCCGGCGCCGTGTTCCAGGCCGCGGCGTCGGGGCCCACCTATGCCACCGTTCCTGGCGACTCCGACGAGCGGCAGGAGATCGACGCGGCCATCGAGTGCATCGGCTGCGGGCTCTGCCTGTCGGCCTGCACGATGGTGGCCCACGACCCACGGTTTCCCGGCCCGGCCGGGCTCAATCGGGCCTTCACGCTGCAGCGTGACTCGCGCGACGACGGCGCGGCCGCGCGCTGGGCGACGCTTCTCTCGGACGACGGGCTGGCCCGTTGCCATGGGCAGGGCGGTTGCACGGAGGTCTGCCCCATGAAGCTCTCGCCGATGCGCTCGATCATCCGCCTGCGCCAGATGGGCGCTCGTTACCTGCTGCGTCGTCTGCGCCTCGATTGAGGCGACGCGTCCTTGACGATGTCAAGCGCGCGGCGGTAGAGTTGTTCCGTCATTTCGCGCCTCCCACCTTCCGGGGCGGGAGGCGAACGTTCGTCTGAGGTACGGCGGGAGACAGCGCGCGTTGTCGCATTGCGCGTGAGTGGGGAGGTTTGGCGGGGGGCGACCGTGGTCGCACCTCGCGCGAACGGGGAGGTCTGGAGGGGGCGCGTCTCGTGCCCCCTCCGGTTAGGAGGAGGCCCTGATGTCCGCTGAGCAGGTCCGGTCCCTCTACAGCGCGATGCCCGATCGTCTCGCCCGCGCGCGGCAGGCCTTCAAGCGACCCCTGACGCTGACCGAGAAGATCCTGGTCACGCACTGCTGGGATTGGACCACGCAGGTGTGGGACCGCGGCCGCGCGATGCTGCAGCTGCGGGTCGATCGCGTGTCGCTGCAGGACGTCACCGGCCAGATGGCCCTGCTGCAGTACATGATGTCGGGCCGCAAGCGCGTCGCCGTGCCCACGACCCTGCACTGCGACCATCTCATCCGGGCCCAGACCGGCGCCGCCGACGACTTCGCCCGCGCCATCACCGAGAACGCCGAGGTCTACGAGTTCCTGCGCTCCTCGGCGCGCAAGTTCGGCATCGGCTTCTGGCGCCCGGGCTCGGGCATCATCCACCAGGTCGTCCTCGAGAACTACGCGTTTCCCGGCGGCCTGATGATCGGGGCCGACTCCCACACGCCCAACGGCGGGGGCGTGGGGATGCTGGCCATCGGCGTGGGGGGCGCCGATTGCGCCGAGGCGATGGCGGGACTGCCCTGGGAGGTGCTCCATCCCCGGCTCGTCGGCGTGCATCTGACCGGCAAGCTGTCCGGGTGGACGGCGCCCAAGGACGTCATCACCTACCTCTGCACGCTTCTGACCGTGAAGGGTGGGACCAACAAGATCATCGAGTACTTCGGCCCCGGCGCCGAGTCGATCAGCGCCACCGGCAAGGGCACGATCTGCAACATGGGCGCCGAGCTGGGCGCGACCACGTCGGTGTTCCCGTTCGACTCGCGCATCGCCGCGTATCTGAGGGCCACCGAGCGCGAGGAGATCGCCGCGCTGGCCGAGCGCGCCCGCGAGCACCTGGTGGCCGACCCCGAGGTGCTGGCTAACCCCAAGGCCTTCTACGACGAGATCGTGGAGCTCGACCTGGACGCGCTGGAGCCCCAGGTGGTGGGTCCGCACTCGCCCGACAGAGGCCGGCCGATCAGCCGGCTGGGCGCCGAGGCCCGCGCCAACAACTGGCCGGTCACGATCACCAACGCCCTGATCGGCTCCTGCACCAACTCGTCGTACGAGGACATGCGGCGGGCCGCCCACGTGGCCATGCAGGCCACCAAGGCCGGCCTGCGCGCCAAATCGACGTTCTACATCACGCCCGGCTCGGAGCGGATCTTCCAGACCATCAAGCGCGATGGGATCCTAGAGACCTTCCAGAGGATCGGGGGCACCGTGCTGGCCAACGCCTGCGGCCCCTGCATCGGCCAGTGGAAGCGCTCGGACGCGGCCGCTTCCGGCACCAACACGATCGTGTCGTCGTTCAACCGCAATTTCCCCGGCCGCAACGACGGCAGCGCCTCGACGCTGTCGTTCCTGACCAGCCCCGAGCTGGTCACCGCCCTGGCCTTCGCCGGCACGCTCGACTTCGACCCCGTGCACGACACGATTCCCGGAGCCGACGGCCGCGCCTTCCGCTTCACGCCGCCCGAGGCCGAGGAGCTCCCGCGCGACGGCTTCGCCCGCGTGGGAGAGAGCGGGTACGAGGCGCCCGCCGACGACCCGGACAGCGTGCAGATCGCCATCCGGCCCGACAGCCAGCGCCTGCAGCTGCTGTCGCCGTTTCCCCGGTGGGACGGGCGGGACTTCGTCGACCTCCCGATCCTGGTCAAGACCAAAGGCAAGACGACCACGGACCACATCTCGCCGGCCGGGCCCTGGCTGCGCTTCCGGGGGCACCTCGACAAGCTCAGCGACAACATGTTCCTGGGGGCGGTGAACGCCTTCACCGGCGAGGCCGGCAAGGGGATTCATCCCCTGACCGGCGGCGCCCCGCAGACCTTCTCGGCGATCGCCCGCGACCTCAAGGCCCGGAACGCGCGCTGGGCGGTGGTGGGCGACGAGAACTACGGCGAAGGCTCCAGCCGCGAGCACGCCGCCATGTCGCCCCGGTACCTCGGCTGCGCCGTGGTGCTGGTGCGCTCCTTCGCCCGGATCCACGAGACCAATCTGAAGAAGCAGGGGATCCTGCCGCTGACCTTCGCCAACCCGGCCGACTACGACCGGGTGGAGGCCGGCGACCGGCTGAGCGTCACCGGGCTGGCCGCGCTGACCCCGGGCCGCCCGGTCACGGTGACCCTGAAGAAGCAGGACGGGCGGACGGTGCAGATCCAGGCCAATCACACGCTCACCGACGAGCACATCGAGTG
The DNA window shown above is from Candidatus Methylomirabilota bacterium and carries:
- a CDS encoding FAD-binding protein, coding for MSASAALDILEVDVLVLGAGGAGLCAALHAADASAALRVGVVVKGLLGRAGCTRMVQGGYNAVLTPPDSLEAHLLDTLKGGGWINDQELAWTLVNEAPARVLELESRYGCLFDRTSEGRIHQKPFAGQSHDRTIHKGDLTGIEIMNRLSEQALARSNITAFEECRALELARDDEGRCAGALVLDLRSGGFLVIRARATLLAMGGGPTMYRVIACSADKAADGVALGYAAGLALRDMEMIQFHPTGLVVPGSLMTGALLEEGLRGAGGHLRNGLGERFMSRYDAARMERSTRDLVSRASFLEIEAGRGTPNGGVWIDVSHLGAAVVERNFRGMVRRCRDFGRDLACEPVEVAPTAHFMMGGVVIDPACRTTIEGLYAAGEDTGGVHGANRLGGNGVADSTVFGGIAGDTMAAALDGRPVPAISPARLQEAVRAAVAPLGRSGRADLYRLLGDLRSVMWDKAGLVRDAAGLTAALGEIDRIDAALDEVGVPGRPALNLAWQDWLNLRSQTVTARLIVLSALARRESRGAHFRSDFPEPAREPLYLVRAERGAGGPRLSREPVALTRARPVEGSRTPAAVEIGD
- a CDS encoding haloalkane dehalogenase — protein: MSPIAAHDPHPRRRVDVLDSAMAYVDVGQGPPVVFLHGNPTSSYLWRNVIPHVTSVGRCLAPDLIGMGESGRAANGSYRFGDHARYLDAWFEVLGLRDVTLVLHDWGSALGFWWAFRHPARVRGLAYMEAVVRPLAWTEWPDSGRKIFQVMRSPAGEEAVLDKNVFVERILPASIVRRLAEAEMDAYRRPWRAAGEPRRPMLQWPRELPIEGEPADVVSIVEQYGAWLAASPLPKLFVNGEPGSILVGAPREFCRAWPNQREVTVKGLHFVQEDSPDDIGRAVAELVRCPW
- a CDS encoding aconitate hydratase, whose translation is MSAEQVRSLYSAMPDRLARARQAFKRPLTLTEKILVTHCWDWTTQVWDRGRAMLQLRVDRVSLQDVTGQMALLQYMMSGRKRVAVPTTLHCDHLIRAQTGAADDFARAITENAEVYEFLRSSARKFGIGFWRPGSGIIHQVVLENYAFPGGLMIGADSHTPNGGGVGMLAIGVGGADCAEAMAGLPWEVLHPRLVGVHLTGKLSGWTAPKDVITYLCTLLTVKGGTNKIIEYFGPGAESISATGKGTICNMGAELGATTSVFPFDSRIAAYLRATEREEIAALAERAREHLVADPEVLANPKAFYDEIVELDLDALEPQVVGPHSPDRGRPISRLGAEARANNWPVTITNALIGSCTNSSYEDMRRAAHVAMQATKAGLRAKSTFYITPGSERIFQTIKRDGILETFQRIGGTVLANACGPCIGQWKRSDAAASGTNTIVSSFNRNFPGRNDGSASTLSFLTSPELVTALAFAGTLDFDPVHDTIPGADGRAFRFTPPEAEELPRDGFARVGESGYEAPADDPDSVQIAIRPDSQRLQLLSPFPRWDGRDFVDLPILVKTKGKTTTDHISPAGPWLRFRGHLDKLSDNMFLGAVNAFTGEAGKGIHPLTGGAPQTFSAIARDLKARNARWAVVGDENYGEGSSREHAAMSPRYLGCAVVLVRSFARIHETNLKKQGILPLTFANPADYDRVEAGDRLSVTGLAALTPGRPVTVTLKKQDGRTVQIQANHTLTDEHIEWFKAGSALNAAQGAGK
- a CDS encoding MBL fold metallo-hydrolase, with amino-acid sequence MQACLLLRGAAAGSVLVDCGASALIAMRRAGVDPASVEWVVVSHLHGDHFAGLPFMILDGQFRRRTRPLRIAGPPGLTERLRSAMEVLFPGSSTAKRRFGVEVVELAARTPTSLGPAVVTAVEVVHPSGAPAYALRLRYGGRIVAYSGDTEWTDALVEVATGADLFVCEAYFFDKPVKYHMSFAALATNRSRLGCRRLVLTHMSDDMLGRSPAPDLEVADDLRVIALGPEVE
- a CDS encoding succinate dehydrogenase/fumarate reductase iron-sulfur subunit; translation: MTETSSRTLRVFRWTPGTDARWQEYAVAVGPDTTVLDALVAVQRTQDPTLAFRYACRVGMCGSCGMVVDGRERWACRTRLAALGAGPVSVRPLYHLPLLGDLVVDMAPFNARLRAAGAVFQAAASGPTYATVPGDSDERQEIDAAIECIGCGLCLSACTMVAHDPRFPGPAGLNRAFTLQRDSRDDGAAARWATLLSDDGLARCHGQGGCTEVCPMKLSPMRSIIRLRQMGARYLLRRLRLD